A part of Streptomyces sp. NBC_00557 genomic DNA contains:
- a CDS encoding RNA polymerase sigma factor, producing MCLPPHWVRCPSPRSAGRRLSASEVPLPQPTAAIILEVAPVQTQTLTQTDSATSTTADDPDAEPDVLMAVPPQSRAALHPENGPAEPAEPPAEALVDEPEETAEPVEAAVSARTDTSGPSADLFRQYLREIGRIPLLTAAEEVELARRVEAGLFAEEKLSNTPDLDSELALDLDRLVVMGRMAKRRLIEANLRLVVSVAKRYVGRGLTMLDLVQEGNLGLIRAVEKFDYARGYKFSTYATWWIRQAMSRALADQARTIRVPVHVVELINRVVRVQRRMLQERGYEPTPAEVAAHLDLPPERVSEVLRLAQEPVSLHAPVGEEDDVALGDLIEDGDAASPVESAAFLLLRQHLEAVLSTLGERERKVVQLRYGLIDGRPRTLEEIGRLFGVTRERIRQIESKTLNKLRDHAFADQLRGYLD from the coding sequence ATGTGTCTTCCCCCACACTGGGTCCGGTGCCCGAGTCCTCGGAGCGCAGGCCGTCGACTCTCCGCTTCCGAAGTGCCGCTGCCGCAGCCGACGGCAGCGATCATCCTGGAGGTCGCCCCCGTGCAGACCCAGACCCTCACCCAGACCGACAGCGCCACCAGTACCACCGCGGACGATCCGGACGCCGAGCCGGACGTCCTCATGGCCGTGCCCCCGCAGAGCCGCGCCGCCCTCCACCCGGAGAACGGGCCCGCCGAGCCGGCCGAACCACCGGCGGAAGCGCTCGTGGACGAGCCCGAGGAGACCGCCGAACCCGTCGAGGCGGCCGTATCGGCGCGGACCGACACCAGCGGCCCCTCGGCCGACCTGTTCCGCCAGTACCTGCGCGAGATCGGCCGCATCCCGCTGCTCACCGCCGCCGAGGAGGTCGAACTCGCCCGCCGCGTCGAGGCCGGCCTGTTCGCCGAGGAGAAGCTGAGCAACACCCCTGATCTGGACAGCGAGTTGGCCCTCGATCTGGACCGGCTCGTGGTCATGGGACGGATGGCCAAGCGGCGGCTCATCGAGGCCAATCTGCGGCTCGTCGTCTCCGTCGCCAAACGCTACGTCGGCCGCGGCCTGACCATGCTCGACCTGGTGCAGGAGGGCAACCTCGGGCTGATCCGCGCGGTGGAGAAGTTCGACTACGCCCGCGGCTACAAGTTCTCCACCTACGCCACCTGGTGGATCCGCCAGGCCATGTCCCGGGCCCTGGCCGACCAGGCCCGCACCATCCGCGTCCCGGTGCACGTCGTCGAGCTGATCAACCGGGTCGTCCGGGTGCAGCGCCGCATGCTGCAGGAACGGGGGTACGAGCCGACGCCCGCCGAGGTCGCCGCGCACCTCGACCTGCCGCCCGAGCGGGTCTCGGAGGTGCTGCGCCTCGCCCAGGAACCGGTCTCGCTGCACGCACCGGTCGGCGAGGAGGACGACGTGGCCCTCGGCGACCTGATCGAGGACGGGGACGCGGCGAGCCCGGTCGAGTCGGCCGCGTTCCTGCTGCTGCGGCAGCACCTGGAGGCGGTGCTGTCGACGCTCGGCGAGCGGGAGCGGAAGGTCGTACAGCTCCGTTACGGGCTCATCGACGGCCGGCCCCGCACGCTGGAGGAGATAGGCCGGCTGTTCGGGGTCACCCGGGAGCGGATACGGCAGATCGAGTCCAAGACCCTGAACAAGCTCCGGGACCACGCGTTCGCGGACCAGCTCAGGGGCTATCTGGACTGA
- a CDS encoding ABC transporter ATP-binding protein, whose product MAGPMAARMMAGGGPDQRSMDFKGSGKRLLSHFRPERFTIYGLLLCVVVSVALSVIGPKILGRATDLVFSGIVGRQMPAGATRQQVLDQMRAHGQGRIADMLQGTDFTPGKGIDFGAVGTVLLLALCTFLVSGLLMAVATRLVNRSVNRTMFRLRGAVQAKLSRLPLSYFDQRQRGEVLSRATNDIDNIGQTLQQSMGQLINSALTIIGVLAMMFYVSWILALVALVTVPLSFLVATRVGKRSQPHFVQQWRSTGKLNAHVEEMYTGHALVKVFGRQEESAKQFAEQNEALYQAAFKAQFNSGVMQPLMMFVSNLNYVLVAVVGGLRVASGALSIGDVQAFIQYSRQFSMPLTQVASMANLVQSGVASAERVFELLDAEEQEADPVPGERPAELRGRVCLEHVSFRYDPEKPLIEDLSLTVEPGHTVAIVGPTGAGKTTLVNLLMRFYDVSGGRITLDGVDIRKMSRDELRSGIGMVLQDTWLFGGTIAENIAYGASREVTRGEIEEAARAAHADRFIRTLPDGYDTVIDDEGTGVSAGEKQLITIARAFLSDPVILVLDEAMSSVDTRTEVLIQKAMAKLAAGRTSFVIAHRLSTIRDADTILVMENGAIVEQGAHAELLAADGAYARLYKAQFTQAVAEVD is encoded by the coding sequence ATGGCCGGGCCCATGGCGGCGCGCATGATGGCCGGGGGCGGCCCCGACCAGCGCTCGATGGACTTCAAGGGGTCGGGCAAACGGCTCCTGTCCCACTTCAGACCGGAACGGTTCACCATCTACGGCCTGCTGCTCTGCGTGGTCGTCAGCGTGGCCCTGAGCGTGATCGGCCCGAAGATCCTGGGCCGGGCCACCGACCTGGTCTTCTCCGGCATCGTCGGCCGGCAGATGCCCGCCGGGGCCACCAGGCAGCAGGTCCTCGACCAGATGCGGGCCCATGGCCAGGGCCGGATCGCGGACATGCTGCAGGGCACCGACTTCACGCCCGGCAAGGGCATCGACTTCGGCGCCGTCGGCACCGTCCTGCTGCTCGCGCTGTGCACCTTCCTGGTCTCCGGCCTGCTCATGGCGGTGGCGACCCGGCTGGTCAACCGGTCCGTGAACCGCACCATGTTCCGGCTGCGCGGCGCCGTGCAGGCGAAGCTGTCGCGGCTGCCGCTGTCGTACTTCGACCAGCGCCAGCGCGGCGAGGTGCTGAGCCGGGCCACCAACGACATCGACAACATCGGGCAGACGCTCCAGCAGTCGATGGGCCAGCTGATCAACTCGGCGCTGACCATCATCGGCGTGCTCGCGATGATGTTCTACGTCTCCTGGATCCTGGCGCTGGTCGCGCTGGTCACCGTGCCGCTGTCGTTCCTGGTGGCGACCCGGGTCGGCAAGCGGTCGCAGCCGCACTTCGTGCAGCAGTGGCGCTCCACCGGCAAGCTGAACGCCCACGTCGAGGAGATGTACACCGGGCACGCCCTGGTGAAGGTGTTCGGCCGGCAGGAGGAGTCGGCGAAGCAGTTCGCCGAGCAGAACGAGGCGCTGTACCAGGCGGCGTTCAAGGCGCAGTTCAACAGCGGCGTCATGCAGCCGCTGATGATGTTCGTGTCGAACCTCAACTATGTGCTGGTCGCGGTCGTCGGCGGCCTGCGGGTCGCCTCCGGCGCGCTGTCCATCGGTGACGTGCAGGCGTTCATCCAGTACTCGCGCCAGTTCTCCATGCCGCTGACGCAGGTCGCGTCGATGGCGAACCTCGTGCAGTCCGGTGTCGCCTCGGCCGAGCGGGTCTTCGAACTCCTGGACGCGGAGGAGCAGGAGGCGGATCCGGTGCCGGGCGAGCGGCCGGCCGAGCTGCGCGGGCGGGTGTGCCTGGAGCACGTGTCGTTCCGGTACGACCCGGAGAAGCCGCTGATCGAGGACCTGTCGCTGACCGTGGAACCCGGTCACACGGTGGCCATCGTGGGCCCCACCGGCGCGGGCAAGACGACGCTGGTCAACCTGCTGATGCGGTTCTACGACGTCTCCGGCGGCCGGATCACCCTCGACGGGGTGGACATCCGGAAGATGTCCCGCGACGAACTGCGGTCCGGGATCGGCATGGTGTTGCAGGACACCTGGCTGTTCGGCGGCACCATCGCGGAGAACATCGCCTACGGCGCCTCCCGGGAGGTCACCCGCGGGGAGATCGAGGAGGCCGCGCGGGCCGCGCACGCCGACCGGTTCATCCGCACCCTGCCCGACGGGTACGACACCGTCATCGACGACGAGGGCACGGGTGTCAGCGCCGGTGAGAAGCAGCTCATCACCATCGCGCGGGCGTTCCTGTCCGACCCGGTGATCCTGGTGCTGGACGAGGCGATGAGTTCCGTCGACACCCGTACCGAGGTGCTGATCCAGAAGGCGATGGCGAAGCTGGCGGCCGGGCGTACCTCGTTCGTGATCGCACACCGGCTGTCGACCATCCGGGACGCCGACACGATTCTCGTCATGGAGAACGGGGCGATCGTCGAACAGGGCGCGCACGCCGAGCTGCTGGCGGCCGACGGCGCGTACGCCCGGCTGTACAAGGCCCAGTTCACGCAGGCCGTGGCCGAGGTCGACTAG
- a CDS encoding ABC transporter ATP-binding protein → MLIRLLRTYLRPYKKPIALLVLLQFLQTCATLYLPTLNAHIIDNGVVKGDTGYILSFGALMIGISLAQVVCNIGAVYYGARTASALGRDVRGAVFDRVQSFSAREVGHFGAPSLITRTTNDVQQIQMLVLMSFTLMVSAPIMCVGGIVLALGLDVPLSGVLVAVVPVLALCVTLIVRRLRPLFRSMQVRLDTVNRVLREQITGNRVIRAFVRDQYEQERFGKANGDLTDMQLATGRMLALMFPMVMTVVNLSSIAVVWFGAHRIDSGGMQIGDLTAFLAYLMQIVMSVMMATFMFMMVPRAEVCAERIEEVLGTDSSVVPPAAPVTELRAHGHLELRGAGFRYPGAEEPVLKAVDLVARPGEVTAVIGSTGSGKSTLLGLVPRLFDATEGEVLVNGVRVDEVDPKLLARTVGLVPQKPYLFAGTVATNLRYGNPDATDEELWHALEVAQAKDFVRKLEGGLDAPIAQGGTNVSGGQRQRLAIARTLVQRPEIYLFDDSFSALDYATDAALRAALARETAEATVVIVAQRVATIRDADRIVVLDEGRVVGSGRHRELMAANDTYREIVLSQLTEAEAA, encoded by the coding sequence GTGCTCATACGACTTCTGCGGACCTATCTCAGGCCCTACAAGAAACCCATAGCCCTGCTGGTGCTGCTGCAGTTCCTGCAGACCTGCGCCACCCTCTACCTGCCCACACTGAACGCGCACATCATCGACAACGGTGTCGTGAAGGGTGACACGGGTTACATCCTGTCCTTCGGTGCCCTGATGATCGGCATCTCGCTGGCGCAGGTCGTGTGCAACATCGGTGCCGTGTACTACGGCGCCCGGACCGCCTCCGCACTCGGCCGGGACGTGCGCGGCGCCGTCTTCGACCGGGTGCAGTCCTTCTCCGCGCGTGAGGTGGGTCACTTCGGGGCGCCCTCGCTCATCACCCGTACGACGAACGACGTACAGCAGATCCAGATGCTGGTCCTGATGTCGTTCACCCTGATGGTGTCGGCGCCCATCATGTGCGTGGGCGGCATCGTGCTGGCGCTCGGCCTGGACGTGCCGCTGTCCGGGGTGCTGGTCGCGGTGGTGCCGGTGCTGGCGCTCTGCGTCACCCTCATCGTGCGCCGGCTGCGGCCGCTGTTCCGGTCGATGCAGGTCCGCCTGGACACCGTGAACCGGGTGCTGCGCGAGCAGATCACCGGCAACCGCGTGATCCGCGCCTTCGTGCGGGACCAGTACGAGCAGGAGCGGTTCGGGAAGGCCAACGGCGACCTGACCGACATGCAGCTGGCCACCGGGCGGATGCTCGCGCTGATGTTCCCGATGGTCATGACGGTGGTGAACCTGTCGTCCATCGCGGTGGTGTGGTTCGGCGCGCACCGCATCGACAGCGGCGGGATGCAGATCGGCGACCTGACCGCGTTCCTCGCCTATCTGATGCAGATCGTCATGTCCGTGATGATGGCCACCTTCATGTTCATGATGGTGCCGCGCGCGGAGGTGTGCGCCGAGCGCATCGAGGAGGTCCTCGGGACCGACTCCAGCGTGGTCCCGCCGGCCGCGCCCGTCACCGAGCTGCGCGCGCACGGCCATCTGGAGCTCCGGGGCGCGGGCTTCCGCTATCCGGGCGCCGAGGAGCCGGTGCTGAAGGCCGTCGACCTGGTGGCCCGCCCGGGTGAGGTGACCGCCGTGATCGGCTCGACCGGCAGCGGCAAGTCCACACTGCTCGGGCTGGTCCCGCGGCTGTTCGACGCCACCGAGGGTGAAGTCCTGGTCAACGGCGTGCGGGTGGACGAGGTCGACCCGAAGCTGCTCGCGCGGACGGTCGGACTGGTGCCGCAGAAGCCGTACCTGTTCGCCGGCACGGTCGCCACCAATCTGCGGTACGGCAATCCGGACGCCACCGACGAGGAACTGTGGCACGCGCTGGAGGTGGCGCAGGCCAAGGACTTCGTGCGGAAACTGGAGGGCGGGCTGGACGCGCCGATCGCACAGGGAGGCACCAACGTCTCCGGCGGTCAGCGGCAGCGGCTCGCCATCGCCCGCACCCTCGTGCAGCGGCCGGAGATCTACCTCTTCGACGACTCCTTCTCCGCGCTCGACTACGCCACCGACGCCGCCCTGCGCGCCGCGCTCGCCCGGGAGACCGCCGAGGCGACCGTCGTCATCGTCGCCCAGCGGGTGGCGACCATCCGCGACGCCGACCGGATCGTCGTGCTGGACGAGGGCCGGGTCGTCGGCTCCGGCCGGCACCGGGAGCTGATGGCGGCCAACGACACCTACCGGGAGATCGTGCTCTCCCAGCTGACGGAAGCGGAGGCTGCCTGA
- a CDS encoding FGGY family carbohydrate kinase, with protein sequence MGIVAGLDSAPDFTRIVVCDTDTGAVLRQGYAPHPVEGRPSDVDPQAWLLSLGEAAGGGLLEGVQAIGVSAQQNALIPLDAQGNTVRPAMVGGDKRAQVAAADLVDALGGREAWAQAVGCVPSAAQPVTKLRWLAKSEPENARRTAVLLQAHDWLVWQLLGRPVRRTTDRGGASGTGYWSAATGAYRPDLVELALGHQAMLPEVIGPSDAAGTTPEGLLISAGTGETMAAAFGLGIGLGDAVVSLGASGSVMAVHPEALTDQSGMITALADATGMHLPVVTTLNAVRALRGTAELLGLPDLESLSELAMKSTPGAHGLVLLPYLEGERTPNLPHTAGTLAGLRRESMKPEHLARAAFEGMLCGLGDALDVLRGRGVDVRRIFLLGPAAELPAVQASAPSLFGAQVVVPQPADYAAIGAARQAAWALGVSQGALDPRTPPAWQGAAAQVLEPGDELAVGQAVRQQFTAVREQTHPGAFRG encoded by the coding sequence ATGGGGATAGTCGCCGGCTTGGACAGCGCACCGGACTTCACACGCATCGTGGTCTGTGACACGGACACCGGTGCCGTACTACGGCAGGGGTACGCCCCGCACCCGGTGGAGGGCCGGCCCAGCGACGTCGATCCGCAGGCGTGGCTGCTCTCCCTCGGCGAGGCGGCCGGCGGCGGGCTGCTGGAAGGCGTGCAGGCCATCGGCGTGTCGGCCCAGCAGAACGCGCTGATCCCGCTGGACGCGCAGGGCAACACCGTGCGCCCGGCGATGGTCGGCGGGGACAAGCGGGCGCAGGTCGCGGCGGCAGACCTCGTCGACGCGCTCGGCGGCCGGGAGGCCTGGGCGCAGGCCGTGGGGTGCGTGCCCTCCGCCGCGCAGCCGGTCACCAAGCTGCGCTGGCTCGCCAAGAGCGAGCCCGAGAACGCCCGCAGGACCGCCGTGCTGCTCCAGGCGCACGACTGGCTGGTCTGGCAGTTGCTGGGCCGGCCGGTGCGCAGGACCACCGACCGCGGTGGCGCCTCCGGCACCGGGTACTGGTCGGCCGCCACCGGCGCCTACCGGCCCGACCTGGTCGAGCTGGCGCTCGGGCACCAGGCGATGCTGCCGGAGGTGATCGGCCCGTCGGACGCGGCCGGTACGACCCCGGAGGGGCTGCTGATCTCCGCCGGGACCGGGGAGACCATGGCCGCCGCGTTCGGGCTCGGCATCGGGCTGGGGGACGCCGTCGTCTCGCTCGGGGCGTCCGGGTCCGTGATGGCCGTGCACCCCGAAGCCCTGACGGACCAGTCCGGGATGATCACCGCGCTCGCCGACGCGACCGGCATGCACCTGCCGGTCGTCACCACCCTCAACGCCGTACGGGCCCTGCGCGGAACCGCCGAACTCCTCGGGCTGCCGGACCTGGAGAGTCTGTCGGAGCTGGCGATGAAGTCCACGCCGGGCGCGCACGGGCTGGTGCTCCTGCCCTATCTGGAGGGCGAGCGGACGCCGAACCTGCCGCACACCGCGGGCACCCTCGCGGGGCTCAGGCGGGAGTCGATGAAGCCCGAGCATCTGGCGCGGGCCGCGTTCGAGGGCATGCTGTGCGGGCTCGGCGACGCGCTGGACGTGCTGCGCGGGCGTGGCGTGGACGTGCGGCGGATCTTCCTGCTCGGCCCGGCCGCCGAGCTGCCCGCCGTGCAGGCCTCGGCGCCCTCGCTGTTCGGCGCGCAGGTCGTCGTGCCGCAGCCCGCGGACTACGCGGCGATCGGCGCGGCCCGGCAGGCGGCCTGGGCGCTCGGCGTGTCGCAGGGCGCCCTCGACCCGCGCACCCCGCCGGCCTGGCAGGGCGCTGCGGCGCAGGTGCTGGAGCCGGGCGACGAGCTGGCCGTGGGACAGGCGGTACGGCAGCAGTTCACGGCGGTGCGGGAACAGACCCATCCGGGGGCGTTCCGCGGGTGA
- a CDS encoding YtxH domain-containing protein — protein MRYRLTFVAGLALGYVLGTRAGRERYEQLKKSAQRIAQNPAVRNTAETAAQQGRQYAGKAFHTVSHKVGDRVPETVAQRVRSLRDRSLNGTPEDDWGTSDT, from the coding sequence ATGCGCTACCGGCTCACGTTCGTCGCCGGACTGGCCCTCGGTTACGTGCTCGGCACGAGGGCCGGACGCGAGCGGTACGAGCAGCTGAAGAAGTCCGCTCAGCGGATCGCGCAGAACCCCGCCGTGCGCAACACCGCCGAGACCGCCGCCCAGCAGGGCCGCCAGTACGCGGGCAAGGCCTTCCACACGGTCAGCCACAAGGTCGGCGACCGGGTCCCCGAGACCGTGGCCCAGCGCGTCAGGTCCCTGCGGGACCGGAGCCTGAACGGCACGCCCGAGGACGACTGGGGCACCAGCGACACATAG
- a CDS encoding tyrosine-type recombinase/integrase, translated as MDKAGKPVLNDDGSPKIGDIGLTCPKLGRKGHGTWYFSLELERGENGKRRRVKRGGFPTKEKAEAEAEKVFKEADRGTDVLSTETMADYLRRWIDAKKSLARTTRHGYQEHIDNYLIPHLGHIKRRDLRVRHLDLMYKAIERENAERTLHRLRVEELTQARDAAHTAWVRAAGQKEERRRARRAYLEANAALREGRKGLRKVTSPATMHRINDTISSAITWGMKREEAFSKNWAQLVELPAVSRPKPLVWTPERVEHWKRTGEKPGPVMVWTPEQTGQFLDFVRDDWLYALWHSFIFLGPRRGEMCALPWPEVSLDNFWLRISAQIVEVAYRLYGEAPKADSVRTLDLSEESAEVLAQWRAKQDEAREEWSGVEAWVESDRVFTQENGEPLHPDWVSRRFKRLVELSGLPPVRLHDLRHISASLSLLQGNDIKVVQERLGHSSRQITSDTYTSVLPELARREVESMTTVIPRSVPHNVLRPLAFPQKLFSDGMAVVYANAARDADGAWTISVKAPHNGRSLGKIKTAAASQENATRTVIQWVRDHCKDAGLRILSADKVTTRLPEPGKRQHRLTRFVIDSGTEMDPEAWAPVPVAPGDSEASEASEEDQEPSQEAA; from the coding sequence ATGGACAAGGCGGGCAAGCCCGTTCTGAACGACGACGGTAGCCCCAAGATCGGGGACATCGGGCTGACGTGCCCCAAGCTCGGCCGCAAGGGCCACGGAACGTGGTACTTCTCCCTGGAGTTGGAGCGCGGGGAAAACGGCAAGCGGCGCCGCGTCAAGCGAGGCGGCTTCCCCACCAAGGAGAAGGCCGAAGCAGAAGCCGAGAAGGTCTTCAAGGAAGCCGACCGCGGCACCGACGTCCTGTCCACCGAGACGATGGCCGACTACCTGCGGCGCTGGATCGACGCCAAGAAGTCCCTCGCCCGCACCACCCGGCACGGCTATCAAGAGCACATCGACAACTACCTCATCCCACACCTGGGCCACATCAAGCGCCGTGATCTGCGCGTGCGCCACCTGGACTTGATGTACAAGGCCATCGAGCGCGAGAACGCCGAGCGCACGCTCCACCGCCTGCGGGTCGAGGAACTGACCCAGGCCCGCGACGCCGCCCACACAGCGTGGGTCCGCGCCGCAGGACAGAAGGAGGAACGCCGACGCGCCCGGCGCGCCTACCTGGAAGCCAACGCCGCACTGCGCGAGGGCCGCAAGGGACTGCGCAAGGTCACCTCCCCCGCAACGATGCACCGCATCAACGACACCATCTCCTCCGCCATCACCTGGGGGATGAAGCGCGAAGAGGCGTTCAGCAAGAACTGGGCCCAGCTCGTCGAGCTGCCAGCGGTCAGCCGGCCCAAGCCGCTGGTGTGGACGCCAGAGCGGGTCGAGCACTGGAAGCGGACAGGGGAGAAGCCTGGCCCCGTCATGGTCTGGACGCCCGAGCAGACCGGCCAGTTCCTCGACTTCGTCCGGGACGACTGGCTCTACGCCCTGTGGCACTCCTTCATCTTCCTCGGCCCCCGACGCGGCGAGATGTGCGCCCTGCCATGGCCTGAAGTCAGCCTCGACAACTTCTGGCTTCGCATATCCGCCCAGATCGTTGAAGTGGCCTACCGGCTGTACGGCGAAGCGCCCAAGGCCGACAGCGTCCGCACGCTGGACCTGAGCGAGGAGTCGGCTGAGGTGCTGGCACAGTGGCGAGCCAAGCAGGATGAGGCGCGCGAGGAGTGGTCTGGGGTAGAAGCCTGGGTCGAGTCGGACCGGGTCTTCACGCAGGAGAACGGCGAGCCCCTTCACCCCGACTGGGTGAGCCGACGCTTCAAGCGCCTGGTGGAGCTGTCCGGCCTGCCGCCGGTCCGCCTCCATGATCTCCGGCACATCTCGGCAAGTCTGTCGCTACTCCAGGGGAACGACATCAAGGTCGTCCAGGAGCGGCTGGGGCACAGCTCGCGCCAGATCACCTCCGACACCTACACCAGCGTCCTCCCCGAACTCGCGCGGCGCGAGGTCGAGTCCATGACGACCGTGATCCCTCGCAGCGTCCCCCACAACGTGCTCCGCCCGCTCGCCTTTCCCCAGAAGCTGTTCAGCGACGGCATGGCCGTCGTCTATGCCAACGCTGCCCGCGACGCCGACGGCGCCTGGACGATCAGCGTAAAGGCTCCGCACAACGGCCGCTCGCTCGGCAAGATCAAGACAGCCGCCGCCAGTCAGGAGAATGCGACCCGGACCGTGATCCAGTGGGTTCGCGACCACTGCAAGGACGCCGGCCTGAGGATCTTGTCGGCGGACAAGGTCACCACACGTCTTCCAGAGCCGGGGAAGCGCCAGCATCGCCTTACCCGCTTCGTCATCGACAGCGGGACGGAGATGGACCCCGAAGCGTGGGCGCCGGTCCCTGTCGCCCCAGGCGACTCCGAGGCCTCCGAGGCCTCCGAGGAAGATCAAGAACCCTCCCAGGAGGCCGCGTAG
- a CDS encoding DNA-binding protein — MTAQEAGRQASAGAMSLEELLSLPATVNVTTAGRALGIGRDKAYELIRKGSFPVRTLTLGRTVRVPTAELWKLLGVEERRGA; from the coding sequence ATGACTGCTCAGGAAGCGGGCAGGCAGGCTTCGGCCGGGGCGATGAGCCTGGAGGAGCTCCTGTCTCTTCCGGCCACGGTCAACGTGACAACTGCTGGGCGTGCCCTCGGGATCGGCCGTGACAAGGCGTACGAGCTGATCCGCAAGGGGTCCTTCCCGGTCCGCACGCTCACGTTGGGTCGGACGGTACGTGTGCCGACGGCGGAGCTGTGGAAGCTGCTCGGAGTGGAGGAGCGGCGCGGAGCGTGA